Proteins found in one Tamandua tetradactyla isolate mTamTet1 chromosome 1, mTamTet1.pri, whole genome shotgun sequence genomic segment:
- the IFRD1 gene encoding interferon-related developmental regulator 1 isoform X1 produces MPKNKKRNAPHRGGSGGGGGGAGAAATTTVAAGGQHRLNVQPFSDEDASIETMSHCSGYSDPSSFAEDVVDLSYSVGPEVLDEEGTQEDLEYKLKGFIDLTLDKSAKTRQAALEGIKNAMASKMLYEFILERRMTITDSIERCLKKGKSEEQRAAASLACVLCIQLGPGIESEEILKTLGPILKKIICDGTANIQTRQTCATCFGVCCFIATDDITELYSTLECLENIFTKSYLNEKDTNGICSTPNTVLHISSLLAWTLLLTICPINEVKKKLEMHLRKLPCLLSCDDVNMRIAAGESLALLFELARGMDSDFFYEDMESLTQMLRALATDGNKHRAKIDKRKQRSVFRDVLRAVEERDFPTETVKFGPERMYIDCWVKKHTYDTFKEVLASGMQYHLQSNEFLRNVFELGPPVMLDAAALKTMKISRFERHLYNSAAFKARTKARSKCRDKRADVGEFF; encoded by the exons GTGGTCAGCATCGATTAAATGTTCAACCTTTCAGCGATGAGGATGCATCAATTGAAACAATGAGCCATTGCAGTGGTTACAGTGATCCTTCCAGTTTTGCTGAAGATg TGGTTGATTTATCTTACTCCGTAGGACCAGAAGTCCTTGATGAGGAAGGAACTCAGGAAGACTTAGAGTACAAGTTGAAGGGCTTCATTGACCTGACTCTAGATAAGAG tgcGAAGACAAGGCAGGCAGCTCTTGAAGGTATTAAAAATGCAATGGCTTCAAAAATGCTGTATGAATTTATTCTGGAAAGAAGAATGACTATAACCGATAGCATTGAACGCTGCCTGAAAAAAG GTAAGAGTGAAGAGCAACGTGCAGCTGCATCATTAGCATGTGTTCTTTGTATTCAGTTGGGCCCCGGAATTGAAagtgaagagattttaaaaacacttggaccaatcctaaagaaaataatttgtgatGGAACAGCTAATATCCAGACTAGGCAAACT TGTGCAACTTGCTTTGGTGTTTGCTGTTTTATTGCCACAGATGACATTACT GAGCTATATTCAACTCTGGAATGCTTGGAAAATATCTTCACCAAGTCATATCTCAATGAGAAAGACACTAATGGTATTTGTAGCACTCCAAATACGGTACTTCATATCAGCTCACTTCTCGCCTGGACATTATTACTGACCATATGCCCAATCAATGAAGTAAAGAAAAAGCTTGAGAT GCATTTACGTAAACTTCCATGTCTACTCTCCTGTGATGATGTAAATATGAGAATTGCTGCTGGTGAATCTTTGGCACTTTTGTTTGAATTGGCCAGAGGAATGGATAGT GACTTTTTTTATGAAGACATGGAGTCTTTGACTCAAATGCTTAGGGCTTTGGCTACAGATGGAAATAAGCACCGGGCCAAAATCGATAAAAGAAAGCAGCGGTCAGTCTTCCGAGATGTTCTGAGGGCAGTGGAG GAACGAGATTTTCCAACAGAAACTGTTAAATTTGGTCCTGAACGCATGTATATTGATTGCTGGGTAAAAAAACATACCTATGATACTTTTAAGGAGGTTCTTGCATCTGGGATGCAGTATCACTTGCAG TCAAATGAATTCCTTCGCAATGTATTTGAACTTGGACCCCCGGTGATGCTTGATGCTGCAGCTCTTAAAACAATGAAGATTTCTCGTTTTGAAAGg CATTTATATAACTCTGCAGCCTTTAAAGCTCGAACAAAAGCTCGAAGCAAATGTCGTGATAAGAGGGCAGATGTTGGAGAATTCTTCTAG
- the IFRD1 gene encoding interferon-related developmental regulator 1 isoform X2 — protein sequence MPKNKKRNAPHRGGSGGGGGGAGAAATTTVAAGGQHRLNVQPFSDEDASIETMSHCSGYSDPSSFAEDGPEVLDEEGTQEDLEYKLKGFIDLTLDKSAKTRQAALEGIKNAMASKMLYEFILERRMTITDSIERCLKKGKSEEQRAAASLACVLCIQLGPGIESEEILKTLGPILKKIICDGTANIQTRQTCATCFGVCCFIATDDITELYSTLECLENIFTKSYLNEKDTNGICSTPNTVLHISSLLAWTLLLTICPINEVKKKLEMHLRKLPCLLSCDDVNMRIAAGESLALLFELARGMDSDFFYEDMESLTQMLRALATDGNKHRAKIDKRKQRSVFRDVLRAVEERDFPTETVKFGPERMYIDCWVKKHTYDTFKEVLASGMQYHLQSNEFLRNVFELGPPVMLDAAALKTMKISRFERHLYNSAAFKARTKARSKCRDKRADVGEFF from the exons GTGGTCAGCATCGATTAAATGTTCAACCTTTCAGCGATGAGGATGCATCAATTGAAACAATGAGCCATTGCAGTGGTTACAGTGATCCTTCCAGTTTTGCTGAAGATg GACCAGAAGTCCTTGATGAGGAAGGAACTCAGGAAGACTTAGAGTACAAGTTGAAGGGCTTCATTGACCTGACTCTAGATAAGAG tgcGAAGACAAGGCAGGCAGCTCTTGAAGGTATTAAAAATGCAATGGCTTCAAAAATGCTGTATGAATTTATTCTGGAAAGAAGAATGACTATAACCGATAGCATTGAACGCTGCCTGAAAAAAG GTAAGAGTGAAGAGCAACGTGCAGCTGCATCATTAGCATGTGTTCTTTGTATTCAGTTGGGCCCCGGAATTGAAagtgaagagattttaaaaacacttggaccaatcctaaagaaaataatttgtgatGGAACAGCTAATATCCAGACTAGGCAAACT TGTGCAACTTGCTTTGGTGTTTGCTGTTTTATTGCCACAGATGACATTACT GAGCTATATTCAACTCTGGAATGCTTGGAAAATATCTTCACCAAGTCATATCTCAATGAGAAAGACACTAATGGTATTTGTAGCACTCCAAATACGGTACTTCATATCAGCTCACTTCTCGCCTGGACATTATTACTGACCATATGCCCAATCAATGAAGTAAAGAAAAAGCTTGAGAT GCATTTACGTAAACTTCCATGTCTACTCTCCTGTGATGATGTAAATATGAGAATTGCTGCTGGTGAATCTTTGGCACTTTTGTTTGAATTGGCCAGAGGAATGGATAGT GACTTTTTTTATGAAGACATGGAGTCTTTGACTCAAATGCTTAGGGCTTTGGCTACAGATGGAAATAAGCACCGGGCCAAAATCGATAAAAGAAAGCAGCGGTCAGTCTTCCGAGATGTTCTGAGGGCAGTGGAG GAACGAGATTTTCCAACAGAAACTGTTAAATTTGGTCCTGAACGCATGTATATTGATTGCTGGGTAAAAAAACATACCTATGATACTTTTAAGGAGGTTCTTGCATCTGGGATGCAGTATCACTTGCAG TCAAATGAATTCCTTCGCAATGTATTTGAACTTGGACCCCCGGTGATGCTTGATGCTGCAGCTCTTAAAACAATGAAGATTTCTCGTTTTGAAAGg CATTTATATAACTCTGCAGCCTTTAAAGCTCGAACAAAAGCTCGAAGCAAATGTCGTGATAAGAGGGCAGATGTTGGAGAATTCTTCTAG
- the LSMEM1 gene encoding leucine-rich single-pass membrane protein 1 isoform X2, translating to MYSIANGTMNHSFQDADSCDFQEDGKLYVVDSINDLNKLNLCPAGSQHLFPLEEKIPVLGTNPGNGSRGLFFVGLIIMLIVSLALVSFVIFLIIQTGSKMDDVSRRLTAEGKDIDDLKKINSMILKRLNQLDSEQN from the exons ATGTACAGTATTGCAAATG GGACAATGAATCATTCTTTCCAGGATGCTGATTCTTGTGACTTTCAGGAAGATGGGAAGCTTTATGTTGTGGATTCCATAAATGACTTGAACAAACTAAACCTGTGTCCTGCTGGATCACAGCATCTGTTCC CTCTAGAGGAGAAAATCCCAGTTCTCGGCACTAACCCGGGAAATGGAAGCCGCGGCCTGTTCTTTGTGGGGCTGATAATTATGCTGATTGTCAGCCTGGCACTGGTTTCCTTCGTGATATTTCTAATAA TTCAAACAGGAAGCAAGATGGATGATGTGTCGAGAAGATTAACAGCTGAAGGAAAGGACATAGATGATCTTAAGAAAATCAACAGCATGATCTTAAAGCGACTCAACCAACTGGACTCTGAACAGAActaa
- the LSMEM1 gene encoding leucine-rich single-pass membrane protein 1 isoform X1 translates to MLTNSFMLGCGPYRRTMNHSFQDADSCDFQEDGKLYVVDSINDLNKLNLCPAGSQHLFPLEEKIPVLGTNPGNGSRGLFFVGLIIMLIVSLALVSFVIFLIIQTGSKMDDVSRRLTAEGKDIDDLKKINSMILKRLNQLDSEQN, encoded by the exons ATGTTGACGAACAGTTTCATGCTGGGTTGTGGACCTTATAGAA GGACAATGAATCATTCTTTCCAGGATGCTGATTCTTGTGACTTTCAGGAAGATGGGAAGCTTTATGTTGTGGATTCCATAAATGACTTGAACAAACTAAACCTGTGTCCTGCTGGATCACAGCATCTGTTCC CTCTAGAGGAGAAAATCCCAGTTCTCGGCACTAACCCGGGAAATGGAAGCCGCGGCCTGTTCTTTGTGGGGCTGATAATTATGCTGATTGTCAGCCTGGCACTGGTTTCCTTCGTGATATTTCTAATAA TTCAAACAGGAAGCAAGATGGATGATGTGTCGAGAAGATTAACAGCTGAAGGAAAGGACATAGATGATCTTAAGAAAATCAACAGCATGATCTTAAAGCGACTCAACCAACTGGACTCTGAACAGAActaa
- the LSMEM1 gene encoding leucine-rich single-pass membrane protein 1 isoform X3 translates to MNHSFQDADSCDFQEDGKLYVVDSINDLNKLNLCPAGSQHLFPLEEKIPVLGTNPGNGSRGLFFVGLIIMLIVSLALVSFVIFLIIQTGSKMDDVSRRLTAEGKDIDDLKKINSMILKRLNQLDSEQN, encoded by the exons ATGAATCATTCTTTCCAGGATGCTGATTCTTGTGACTTTCAGGAAGATGGGAAGCTTTATGTTGTGGATTCCATAAATGACTTGAACAAACTAAACCTGTGTCCTGCTGGATCACAGCATCTGTTCC CTCTAGAGGAGAAAATCCCAGTTCTCGGCACTAACCCGGGAAATGGAAGCCGCGGCCTGTTCTTTGTGGGGCTGATAATTATGCTGATTGTCAGCCTGGCACTGGTTTCCTTCGTGATATTTCTAATAA TTCAAACAGGAAGCAAGATGGATGATGTGTCGAGAAGATTAACAGCTGAAGGAAAGGACATAGATGATCTTAAGAAAATCAACAGCATGATCTTAAAGCGACTCAACCAACTGGACTCTGAACAGAActaa